GCGTGGTCGGCGTGATCAGCGCCTTCAACTTCCCGGTGGCGGTGTGGGCTGGAACTCGGCCCTGGCACAATGGCCTGCGGGCGACAGCGTGCTGTGGAAGCCCCCGAGCAAGACCCCCCCTAGCGCGATCGCCTGCGGGAACATCGCGAACGAGGTGTTCCAGCCAACGGCCTGCCCGCCGGGCTCACCTGCGTCGTGATCGGCAAGGGTTCGACCGTGGGCGGGATCATGATCAGGACCACGATCTGCCGCTGATAAGCCACGGGCTCGACAAAGATGGGGCGGCATCGGCGGGATCATCGGCGAACGCCTCGGCCGCAGCATCCTCGAACTGGGCGGCAACAACGCCATCATCATCTCGGAGAAGGCCGACCCTGACCTGCGCCCCGGCCCAGCGCGTTCTTCGGTCTCTGTGGGCACCGCCGGGCAGCGCTGCACCAGCACCCGTCGGCTGATCATCCAGGAGAAGGTGTACGACGCGTTCCTGCAGAAGCGATCTCCAACCATAAGCGCGTGCATGGTGATCCGTTCTCGATCCGGCGACCCTGATGGGGGCGATGATCGACGAAGGCGCGGTTGCCGACTTCATGAAGGCGATCGAGGCCGCGAAGAAGCAGGGCCGGCGGGAAGGTCCTACGGCGGCAAGGTGCTATGCCGTTCGGCGTGCCGACCTTCGTGCAGCCGACGATCATCGAGCTGAAGAACGAGGCCGAGATCGTCCAGACCGAGACTTTCGCACCGATCGTGTACGTGATGAAGTACCGCAAGCTGACCGACGCCATCGCCAAGCACAACGGCGTGCCGCAGGGCCTCAGCAGCTCGATCTACACCGACAGCCCGGCGCGAGGGGGCGAGGTTCCTCAGCGCCGAGGGCAGGACTGCGGCATCGCGAACGTGAACATCGGCACCAGCGGCGCCGAGATCGGCGGAGTCACTGCTGGCGGCGAGAAGGAGACCGGCGGCGGGCGCGAGAGCGGCTCGGACTGCTGGAAGACCTACATGCGGCGGCAGACCAACACCTGATCAACTGGGGCGGCGAGATCCAGGCCCCAGGCTGAGTTCCACCCGTAGCAGGGGGGAAGGTCTCCCGACACGGCGGGCCGGGGAAGCTGACCCGGGGCCCGTCGCTTTTCCCGGTGCCGGCGGAAGCCGGTTGGCGGGGAGGCCTTGATCGGGTAGGGTATGCGCCATGCGAACCGAACCGAACAACAGCGCCGGGGGCCCCGCACTTGCACGAGTTCCGGGCTTCGGGCACCTGATCGCCTACCGCGTCCAGGAGATCCTCCTGGTCGCGTCGCAGTAGACGCCTGCCACCTCGAGGAGGCGGGCGGCTCACCGAGCCGCTGCTGAGCGAGTACCGCGAGCTGAACCTAAGCTACCCGCCCCACGTGGCCCGCGCGGCCAGCGGACGAGGCCGTCAAGCTGCTCGAGGCCCACCGCTACGACCTCGTGGTGACGATGACCCGCTGGGCGACATGTCGGCCGCCGAACTGGACGCCGCATCCGCAGCCGGACGGCGGAGGTGCCATCCACACGCTGGCGTTCAGCCCGCGCGCGAGCTGCAGCACCTGCAGGATTCGACAGCCAGGGCTGCATCGACCGCTATTTCCGCATGGAACGGCGATGTGCGCCTGCTGCTGGCGATCACCAAGTGCTGCGAGGACGAGCGGAACGTGGCCCACGACACGCGGTCGGTGACGTGCGTGCATCCTGCTCGTCGAGGAACTCGGTTCGGTTCTATTCCACGTACCTGCCGCTCATCTACACCGAGTTGATGAAATTGACCCAGGCGCTCATCGCCGACGGCGTAAACCTGATGCACCGCCTGCTGCGCATGCGCGCCCGCCCGCGCATCCTCCTGGCGGAAACGTTCGAGGAGGCCTGGGATCTCTTCGAGCTACCAGACCAACCTGCTCGGCGTCGTCGTCGACAGGCGCTTCTCGCGAAAGGGCGAGCCCCGCAGCGCGCCGGGCTCGAGTTCGCCCAACCGATCCGCGACCAGGATCCGCATCTGCCGACCCTCCTGCAATCTTCCAACGGCGATCTTACGAGGCCGACGCCCAGGCCCTCAACGCCGGCTTCATCATCAAGAAGTCGCGCAACCCTGCTGCGCGACTTGCGGCGACTTCATCCTCTCCAACCTCGGCTTCGGCGACTTCATTTTCCGCGACCCCCACGGCTTCGAGGTCGGCCGCGCCCGCGACTTGCGCGACCTCGAGGAAACCCTCGCCCGCGTGCCCGCCGAATCCGTCGCCTTCCACGCCCAGCACAACCATTTCAGCAACTGGCTGATGGCCCGCACCGAGTTCGAACTCGCGGCGCGCATCCAGCCGGTCAAGGTGACGGATTTCCCGGACCTCGAGGCGATCCGCCGCTACCTCATCAGCTCGCTCGGCGAGTTCCGCGACAAACACCAGGCCGGCGTCATCACCGATTTCTCGCCCGCCAAGTTCGACGTGGTCAACGCTTTCACCCGCATCGGCAGCGGCTCGATCGGCGGCAAGGCCCGCGGCCTGGCGTTTCATCAATTCGCTCATGCACGGCTACGCATCCGCGACCGCATCCCCGGCGTGGACCATCATGCGTGCCCAACAACCGCATCGTCTCGGCACCGACGTCTTCGACCGCGTTCTTCGACGACGGGCCTCCGCGCGTCTTGCGGTCGAGGACGCCTGACGACCGCAATCACCCAGTTGTTTCTGGCCGCACAAACTCCCGCGAAATCACCCACGATCTCGACGCCTTCCTCGCAGTGCGCCACCCGCTCGCGGTGCGCTCCAGCAGCCTGCTCGAAGATTCCCAAGGCCAGCCCTTTGCCGGCATCTACGTCACGCACATGCTGCCCAACAGCCACCCCGATCTGGCGGTGCGCCTCGACCAGCTCGGCGACGCCATCAAACGCGTGTACGCCTCCACCTTCCACCAGGCCAAGAGCTGTTGCCCCTCGACGCCACCGGGCAGCAGGTCGAGGAGGAGAAGATGGCGGTGATCCTGCAACAGCTGGTCGGACGCCAGCACGACCACTCGGTTCTATCCGCACTTCTCGGGCGTGGGCCTGCTCGTACAACTCCTATCCCACGGGCAACATGAAGCCCGAGGAGGGCGACGTGGCGCTGGCCCTGGGCGCAAATGGTGGTCGAGGGTGGACAGGCACCTGACGTTTTCCCAAATCATCCGGAGGCGCTGCCGCAGTTCACCACCCTGAACGACGATTGCACCACATCGCAGCGCAACTTCTTCGCCCTCGACACGAGCCGCCCCGAGGCTATCCCACGGCCCACGCCGAGGCCAACCACCTGCTGCTGGACCTGACGAGGCGGAACGCGACGGCACGCTGGCGCCATCGGCGGCGCTACTCCGCCGAGAACTGACACCTCTACGACGGCATCGAACGCCCAGGGCGCCCGACTGGTCTCGTTTGCCGCCGTGCTCAAGAGCAAACCCCTTCCGCTGGCCGAGTCACGCGCCTGCTCCTCGATCTGAGCCGCGCAGGAAGGCACCGCCGGCCCGGTCGAAATCGAGTTCGCGGTGGATGGGCGACGGGCACCAAACCCGCACGAGTTCGGGTTTCTCCAGATCCGCCCGATGGCATCCGGTCAGGAGGCACAAGCGGTCCGCCGGACGACGGCGACCCGGAGCAGACCGCTGGCCTCAGCGAGCGCCCTGGGCAACGGCCGCATCCGCGGCATCGGCGACATCCTCTACGTGCCGCGGGCCGGGGTTCGACCGCGCCCCACACCCGCGAGGTGGCCGCCGAGATCGCCCAGCACAACCTGCAGCTCGTGGCGGAAAACGCCCGCACCTGCATGATCGGCCCCGGACGCTGGGGCAGCGCGGACCGCTGGCTCGGGGGATCCCCGTGCGCTGGGACCAGATTCCAGGGCGCGCGTGATCGTCGAAACCTGGCT
This genomic interval from bacterium contains the following:
- a CDS encoding aldehyde dehydrogenase family protein, with amino-acid sequence MPFGVPTFVQPTIIELKNEAEIVQTETFAPIVYVMKYRKLTDAIAKHNGVPQGLSSSIYTDSPARGGEVPQRRGQDCGIANVNIGTSGAEIGGVTAGGEKETGGGRESGSDCWKTYMRRQTNT